The proteins below are encoded in one region of Acidimicrobiia bacterium:
- a CDS encoding glycosyltransferase family 39 protein, with protein MEYRPPSDAPSSRLPRPLWWTSGGVIVLLLSMAGRYGFHRDELYFIVAGRRLDWGFVDQPPLTPAIARLAETVGGTSPFALRFLSALAIGGVVLLAGSMARRFGGGPVAQIFAGVTAGGAGVALAVGHLLSTATFDYFLWTLAVWMLIRLLDGGDQREWLVLGLVVGIGLQNKHLIGLLAVAVLIAVVASKQRRLLAGRWPWMGAGAAALLALPNLIWQAANDWPQLEMARALANRSDGPVAFVLEQVGILSITLAVPAAVGLWRLARSPDLRRWQPLASTFGLLFVFFLLTGGKSYYVAPLFPALLAAGALWFEQLQGTGKRVMAGAGAAGIIIGLFIALPLLPPSSMSALDATGELGETIGWPELVDQVAAVHRSIPAEQRGEVAIFTGSYGEAGAVDVLGPDAGLPPAVSGHNNYWLWGPPDRHGPVIGVGWVGDVLRRICPDTAEVGKISNPYGVENEEAGLPLFLCLAPERQLAEIWEDVRHFE; from the coding sequence ATGGAATACCGACCGCCGTCCGATGCGCCCTCCAGCCGGCTGCCGCGTCCGCTGTGGTGGACATCCGGCGGTGTGATCGTCTTGTTGCTGTCCATGGCCGGTCGCTACGGGTTCCACCGCGACGAGCTGTACTTCATCGTCGCCGGGCGAAGGCTCGACTGGGGATTCGTCGATCAGCCGCCGCTCACTCCGGCGATCGCCCGACTGGCCGAGACCGTCGGCGGGACGTCCCCATTCGCCCTCCGTTTCCTGTCGGCCCTGGCCATCGGCGGTGTGGTGCTCCTGGCCGGATCGATGGCCCGGCGGTTCGGTGGCGGACCGGTTGCTCAGATCTTCGCCGGAGTGACCGCCGGCGGTGCCGGGGTGGCATTGGCGGTCGGGCACTTGCTGAGCACTGCCACGTTCGACTACTTCCTCTGGACGCTCGCCGTCTGGATGCTCATCCGATTGTTGGACGGCGGAGATCAACGCGAGTGGCTGGTTCTCGGGCTGGTCGTGGGTATCGGCCTGCAGAACAAGCATCTGATCGGATTGCTCGCAGTGGCCGTCCTGATCGCCGTCGTGGCTTCGAAACAGCGCAGGCTGCTGGCCGGCCGGTGGCCGTGGATGGGTGCCGGTGCGGCGGCACTGCTGGCGTTGCCCAATCTGATCTGGCAGGCAGCCAACGACTGGCCGCAGTTGGAGATGGCTCGTGCACTCGCAAACCGCAGCGACGGCCCGGTGGCGTTCGTGCTCGAGCAGGTCGGCATTCTGTCGATAACGCTGGCGGTGCCGGCGGCCGTCGGACTGTGGCGCCTGGCCCGTTCACCAGACCTGCGCCGGTGGCAGCCGCTTGCATCGACATTCGGACTGCTCTTCGTGTTCTTTCTCCTCACCGGCGGCAAGTCGTACTACGTCGCTCCCCTGTTCCCGGCTCTGCTGGCCGCCGGTGCTCTGTGGTTCGAGCAGTTGCAGGGGACGGGCAAGCGGGTGATGGCGGGCGCCGGTGCAGCCGGCATCATCATCGGTTTGTTCATTGCCTTGCCGCTGCTCCCGCCCTCCTCTATGTCGGCACTCGACGCGACGGGAGAACTGGGGGAAACGATCGGCTGGCCCGAGCTGGTCGACCAGGTAGCAGCCGTCCACCGGTCGATCCCGGCCGAACAGCGCGGCGAGGTTGCGATCTTCACCGGGTCGTATGGTGAAGCCGGTGCCGTCGACGTCCTGGGGCCGGACGCGGGGCTTCCGCCGGCGGTGAGCGGCCACAACAACTACTGGCTGTGGGGCCCTCCCGACCGGCACGGCCCGGTGATCGGGGTCGGCTGGGTCGGGGACGTGCTGCGGCGCATCTGCCCGGACACGGCCGAGGTAGGCAAGATTTCGAATCCGTACGGAGTCGAGAACGAAGAAGCCGGGTTACCGCTGTTTCTCTGCCTGGCTCCCGAGCGGCAGTTGGCGGAAATCTGGGAAGACGTCCGTCACTTCGAATAG